In Brachyhypopomus gauderio isolate BG-103 chromosome 18, BGAUD_0.2, whole genome shotgun sequence, the sequence CTCGTGACGAGCCGGCGAGCCAAAGCCATCATTGCCGTGTGCTGGATTCTCTCAGTGATCATCGGCTTGACTCCCATGATGGGTTGGAATATGCGCTCCTCCAACAGCTCCAACAGCTCCTGCCCCTCCGGTATGACGGAGTGCCTGTTTGAGAAGGTGGTGACAATGGACTACATGGTTTACTTCAATTTTTTAGGCTGCGTGCTCCTGCCACTGCTGGCTATGCTGGTAATCTACGCCCGGATCTTCATGGCCGCACGGCAGCAGCTCTGGCGGATGGAGCAGAAGCTGTCGCTAGGCCACGCCCATGCCgatggctcctcctcctcctcctcctcctcctcctcctcccgctCAAGGCTGCAGAGGGAGGTGCACGCGGCCAAATCGCTGGCCATCATCGTGGGGCTGTTCGCCATGTGCTGGCTTCCTGTCCACATCATCAACTGCTTCACGCTTTTCTGCCCACGCTGTGCCCGTCCCCCTGGCTGGATCATGTACTTGGCTATTATCCTCTCACACGCCAACTCGGTGGTGAACCCGTTCATTTACGCCTACCGCATCCGGGACTTCCGGCACACGTTCCGCAAGATCATCGGGAAACACATCCTGAGACAGAGCAGCGGGCAGTTCGGTGGCACCTCGGCGGCCGGAGTCACCACCTCCATCAGCGCTGTGGATTCCTCATTCGGCATCATGGCCAACGGCGGCACTCTGGACCACAGTCACTCTCCCCATAGTCATCATGGACGTTTAAGTAACATGCACTCCACGGGTAGCCAATGGAAGCCCAGGCCAAACCTCACGGGTACAGACTTCAAGTCCATTGGGTGTCGCCCTGCAGACCCAGCCTTCTCAACCCAGTCAAAGCAGCTGTGCTTGGTGGGTTGTTCTGACTGGACTCTTGAGGACGTTTCCCCTAGTAAGAGCAATGCAGAAATTATGGTGGTGAAGCACTGTAGCATTCATTCCAAGGCACATTTCGGCTCTCTCCCCACAAGGACCAGTTATTCAGCTGAGCTCACTGAGGTGTCATGACAGAATCTACGACACAAGTTGGCGCATGTAAGAAGAGTTATACAGGAATCGAAACCCAGACCAGAACACAGCCTACACGTCTGATGTCACCACTGATGTTTCCCAGATCATGATGTCGCTGTGCTGGAATTGAGGGTGACCTAATTCCTCCTACTGTCTGTATCCAGATAACACACAGGCCTGTGTACCTGCTTCGTTTCTGTGGGAAGCCAGCAAATTCCAGCATATCCAAACTTATCCAAATTTCTAACACCTCTCATAATCAGAAATGCCACACCATTAGATCTCCTGTTCTAAATATTAGGCTTCCAAACAGAATTTATGAGAATTTGCAATCAAAGCTTATTAATTGAATGACATCCGTTTTCTGTGAAGTACTTTCTTTTTTCCTTATCACTCTATCTTCAGCATAAAAATACAACAAACACAGATTTAAGATCACTTAGCCTAATATTTTTAaacatctatttatttatttatttaattattcatAGTTATTAATAGGTAATTCATAATATGGAGGAGCACTGTGTATCACGTCACACCCCCAGTGTGAGAGGCGAGGGTCAGCACATCTCTgatgaggaagtgtgtgtgtgtgtgtgtgtgtgtgtgtgtgtgtgtgtgtgtgtgtgtgtgtgtgtgtgtgtgtggtgctagcGCCACAGCACTCCAATGTCTCTTAACTTACCATGCATGTACCCACCTGGTGGATATGACTCATCACAGTGCCACATGATCAattaaccttttcttacctcCGACAACACACACCTGATGTTCATTTTCGGATCCCCTCAGATGATGTGTTAAATCTCTTGTCCACTGCCACCTGCTATTTTTTCGGGAGGGTACTACATCTGATACGAGTTCAGTACGACAACCCAACTGTCACCATGCACATTTGTAACACCTATGACCTGCTGCTTTAATGAAATTCCTACAATCTTTGCTTcggtacacacaccctcccataaACAAACATTAATGACTGTGAAGCATGTTTCTTGGTGGTTCTGATTTTACCAAATAAATACAGAGCTCAAATCAGCATCTTCATCAGCTGATAATGTGTCTGTTATTTTCATTTGCATATTCATGAGCAGGAGAGAAGCTGCCAGCCGTGTGCTGAGAGTAGTAACCCGTGTGTAAAAGAAAGCTGTATGTTTTTATTGGTTTCATACTGCTGTGATGATAACTGCAGGCTTCCGCATTCTCTATTTAAATATCTGgtttccatgtgcaaacataTAAAAAGGACTCAATAAGTGCTTTTCAATGGAAAGCTCTCAATAGGGTGGACTTTGAACCTCATCGCATTAGAATGATATAAGAAAACATCTAAATGCCTAAATCATAAAAATCAAGGGCATTAAAGAAGCATTTGTCTTGTATAACAATTTGGGATCACAAAACAATTTAATGTAAACAAAGACGGAATTAAGTTTatgcttcatttaaaaacgagaGTTTGTGCACTGTTCTGTGCATCCCTCCTCCGTCATACACATACAAAGACACATATCTGATCTAATTTAGCTAGGAGAGTGCAGCTAGTCCTAATGTAATGCAAATCAAATGAAGGGGCATTCGATGACGTCTTTTATTGTGCCATTATGCGCCTTTTTGCTCGTTAAATGGCTCTGGGGTGGGTAGCGGCTGTACTAAAGCGCGGCACTttgtaagaaagaaaaaaaaagtgatgCTCGTGTGAAAGGTGAAGTGAGAGCATGACATACACATCTATTTAGAAAAGTGGGAGACCTTTTGTGTACAAATGGAACAGAGGGTGGAAGAATGACCTGAAAATCTGTAAGTGTTTTTGTACTTATGCCTCAGTGGATAAAGTGCTTATTTGTCCTGCTTTAACCTTTACTATTTGCACGCCTAACATACAAGATTAGGCCATACACTGCACGATGCAGCGAATCACATTCACTGGGTAGAGCTCATGGCATAAAATAATATTAGTCATGGTATAAGATAAGTCGATCCAACTGTCTAAAATGGAGAGCATAACCAGCCCTGTTTGCCCCACATGTCTGCTGTCATTTGTCACAAGGACTACTAAAGATGAAGTTTAAGATCTTTCTCTTGATGTTTTTAAAGACTTTTGGACAGGGCAGCGATGGCATGCTTATTGCATGTTGTGGAAGTAGACAGCTCCATCCTTTAATGAGACAAATGCCCTTTATAAAGAGCTGTGGTCAGTGTATCCCCATTCAAGCGCTTCTCTCTGGTGTAATCAGTGTAGGGTCAAGCTAACAGACTGCCAGTAAGCCACATAGATCAGCCGTTGCAGACATTTTAATTCAGGTGGTAAAATGAGGTTGGAGACGTTAAGAATTTGTGTTCGGTAGCCTGGCTCCTGATCACAGTGTTTTAGATTGCTTGGCTCTGTGTATATTTGGCTGGAGAGAggtttgtttctcttctgtagCTCTGGTGAAAATAAAACTCAGATGTATAAAGTTTCACAAGCACAAGGTCAATTTCAAGTTGCAAAACAGGTAATGAAGCAAAGTGTATTTGTAAAAGATACTCAAACATCTTGTCTGATTTAGTAAGTAAGGATTTTTTTGTCAGGCAATGTAATGAAGAATATTTACATTTTGGTGTTTACAGGTGTGTTAGGTTTGGTCACATGACAACATagttacgggggggggggggggggggtaaaagtAGATTTGTGATTTACATCAATATGTAAATTTTTACAATATTGCAACAATGATAATGAATGTTGGTACATATGCAGTAGTATCATATTTCTATTTTAGCTTAGAGATGGAATGAGTTAATTTGATGTTGAAGTTGCAGTAATGGATTTCACTTCACCAGATTTAACCCCTCCCTTTACGCAAAAACATTCTCCAGAACCCCAGAGATATGTGCACATACAAAATAATCCACAGACAGGAAAGAACTGCTTCCTTTTCAAaggttttttaatttttatttgctaGTTAAGGAATCAGAAGGTCTCAGAGACATTTTGACATTCAGCACCTCATAGCTTCTATTTTACTGATGGCTATCAGGATGTAAAGACAGTTTAGCCTAAGTTAAATTGCTTAAAGCAGTTGTAAGGTGTTTCTATACACATCACCCTTCTATACACATCACCCTTCTACATACTGGCCTTTCTATTCTTGAGGCTTACTGTTGGTCTTTGCAATTTGCCATTTTCCATTTGCAATAATATTGTTACCTTTAATAGCTTTCCAGGTTTTTTGCTGGTTATGACCTCAATGCAATCATTACTATAGTTGTAATGTTGCATATCTATTTTGA encodes:
- the adora2ab gene encoding adenosine A2a receptor b isoform X2; translated protein: MLSKAGMVYIALELLIALLSVAGNVLVCWSVCLNSNLQSITNYFVVSLAVADIAVGLLAIPFAVTVSTGFCGHFHGCLFIACFVLVLTQSSIFSLLAIALDRYVAITIPLRYNSLVTSRRAKAIIAVCWILSVIIGLTPMMGWNMRSSNSSNSSCPSGCVLLPLLAMLVIYARIFMAARQQLWRMEQKLSLGHAHADGSSSSSSSSSSSRSRLQREVHAAKSLAIIVGLFAMCWLPVHIINCFTLFCPRCARPPGWIMYLAIILSHANSVVNPFIYAYRIRDFRHTFRKIIGKHILRQSSGQFGGTSAAGVTTSISAVDSSFGIMANGGTLDHSHSPHSHHGRLSNMHSTGSQWKPRPNLTGTDFKSIGCRPADPAFSTQSKQLCLVGCSDWTLEDVSPSKSNAEIMVVKHCSIHSKAHFGSLPTRTSYSAELTEVS
- the adora2ab gene encoding adenosine A2a receptor b isoform X1; protein product: MLSKAGMVYIALELLIALLSVAGNVLVCWSVCLNSNLQSITNYFVVSLAVADIAVGLLAIPFAVTVSTGFCGHFHGCLFIACFVLVLTQSSIFSLLAIALDRYVAITIPLRYNSLVTSRRAKAIIAVCWILSVIIGLTPMMGWNMRSSNSSNSSCPSGMTECLFEKVVTMDYMVYFNFLGCVLLPLLAMLVIYARIFMAARQQLWRMEQKLSLGHAHADGSSSSSSSSSSSRSRLQREVHAAKSLAIIVGLFAMCWLPVHIINCFTLFCPRCARPPGWIMYLAIILSHANSVVNPFIYAYRIRDFRHTFRKIIGKHILRQSSGQFGGTSAAGVTTSISAVDSSFGIMANGGTLDHSHSPHSHHGRLSNMHSTGSQWKPRPNLTGTDFKSIGCRPADPAFSTQSKQLCLVGCSDWTLEDVSPSKSNAEIMVVKHCSIHSKAHFGSLPTRTSYSAELTEVS